The sequence below is a genomic window from Candidatus Cybelea sp..
CCCGTCTGAGCGCTGACGCCCTTCGGGCTCGCGAGTGTCAGGGCTCCGGCGGCATCGATCGAGTACGTCGAGATCGTGTCACTCCCCGTGTTCGATATAAAGGCGAGCTTACCGTCGTGCGTGATTACGACCCAGCACGGCGCCGTGTTATCGTCGGGGACCAGGGCCGAAATGGGGGCCAGCGTGTTTGGCGGGGTAACGGCATACGAAGATGCGGCTCCCATCCCCGATGCGCCGCCGAACGCGTCGGAGACGACCACGATTTCTGAGCGAGGCACAAAAGCGAATCCGAAAGGCGTCATGCCGGACGCGGCATGAACGGTCGGACCCGTCGGAATACCGTTCGCGACCGCATACGTGTCGATGTTGTTCGTTGCTTTCTCGGTGACGACCAACACCGTGCCGCTGCTGTCAAACGAAATCTCCGCTGGGCCGGCACCGCTGCCGCTGAGCGGCGCGCTCAAGTGGGGAATTCTGCGCAGCAGGCCGTTGCGGGTAATGCGAAAGCCGGCAATCGAGCTGCTCCCCTCGTTGAGCACGAAAAGCAGATCGTGATGGACGGCCAAGCTGACCGGCTGCATGCCGCCCGAGGCGATCCGGTCGATGAACTCCAGCCCATCGTCGCCGATTCGGAAGCTGCTGATCTCGTTGCTGCCCGCGTCGACGGCGAAGAGAAAGCGATTGTCACCAGCAATCGCGATGGCACCTTGAACGGTGCCGGCGACCGACGGATCGCCCAGACCGCCGGTGTCGAAGGACTGGTCGTATTTGAGTGCGCCGCCGCGGGGAACGAACGACAACACCTTGTTGCGGGAGGCACCGTTGCTCAAGGTGTAGACGACGACCCGATCAGGGCCGGTCTGTTGGGCTCTCGGTGCCCCCGCGCGCGTAAGAGACTGCGAGTTGGCGGATAAAGCCGGAGGCCCGCTTTGGTCTGACAGCGTCGCCGGCGGGCTGCCCGGCACCCCTGAGCCGGAGCACGCGCTGAGAAGCGCGACCGCTAAAGTGAGCAGGAGGGTAAATCGCATGTCGTTTCTCCTTCATCGATTTCTTCCGCAACGTCTTGGCCGCGGACGCGAGCAATACGCTCGCCAACGACCTGCGGATTACCGACGAAGCGCGATTCCTAATACAAGCTTCCGCTCGAGCGCATAAGACGTGCGAAACGATCCGTACCGCCGTAAGTCGTTCGGCACGGCCTGCGTCACGAGGCAGGTTGCCGGTCGTAGCCTTAGTGGTGATCTTTGCGCGGCGGGCTCTGGCGCGCGAGCAGCTCGTCGACGAGCTCGACAATGCCGTTGGCAGCCGCTTCTAAGAGCAGGCGCCCTTTTTCGGCCGTCGCCTTCGTCGGATCGCCCATTACGCCGCTCTCGCTGAGCTGACTCCAGTGCTCCATCATCGCCAGCGATCCGTCGCCCGCGATTAGGTCCGTCCAGTAATTTTTCGTCGGCCGATGGGCGATTTCGTGAACGGCGCGGCCCATGTCGACCAAATCGGGACGCAGCGCGAGATAGAGCGATGTTTCGAACTCGCACGCATGATTCATCCCGCCGACGGCCTCGGACTCGCGCAGCGATTCGACAACTTCTCGCACGCCCGGTGCCGCCCAGTAGTTGACGGCGGCGGTGAGCGCGCCCGTTGCGACGACGGAAAGACGCGCGATGACGTCGCAGAACGGCGTGTTGCTTCCGTGCCCGTTCACCATGAGGATACGGGTGAATCCATGATGCGCGACGCTCGTGCAGACGTCGACGCCGTAGTCAATCAGCGTGTGCGCGCCGATGGTGATCGCGCCGGGAAAATCCATGTGGTGGGGGCTGTAGCCGTGATTGATCGGCGGAACGAGGACGACCCGATCGGCCGCCCGCGAGGCGGCCAGCTCGCAGACGCTCGCACAGAGGAGCAAATCGGTGTCGATCGGCAGATGGTGCCCGTGATCCTCGAGCGTCGCGATCGGCACGATGGCGACGCACGGCCGCGCT
It includes:
- a CDS encoding beta-propeller fold lactonase family protein, encoding MRFTLLLTLAVALLSACSGSGVPGSPPATLSDQSGPPALSANSQSLTRAGAPRAQQTGPDRVVVYTLSNGASRNKVLSFVPRGGALKYDQSFDTGGLGDPSVAGTVQGAIAIAGDNRFLFAVDAGSNEISSFRIGDDGLEFIDRIASGGMQPVSLAVHHDLLFVLNEGSSSIAGFRITRNGLLRRIPHLSAPLSGSGAGPAEISFDSSGTVLVVTEKATNNIDTYAVANGIPTGPTVHAASGMTPFGFAFVPRSEIVVVSDAFGGASGMGAASSYAVTPPNTLAPISALVPDDNTAPCWVVITHDGKLAFISNTGSDTISTYSIDAAGALTLASPKGVSAQTGRTPADLAISSDDRSLFVLSLKSRTIGAYSIGAGGRLTKARVAHGLPASALGLAAASPND
- a CDS encoding creatininase family protein — protein: MAPKYRYGELTWPEVKAAAARPCVAIVPIATLEDHGHHLPIDTDLLLCASVCELAASRAADRVVLVPPINHGYSPHHMDFPGAITIGAHTLIDYGVDVCTSVAHHGFTRILMVNGHGSNTPFCDVIARLSVVATGALTAAVNYWAAPGVREVVESLRESEAVGGMNHACEFETSLYLALRPDLVDMGRAVHEIAHRPTKNYWTDLIAGDGSLAMMEHWSQLSESGVMGDPTKATAEKGRLLLEAAANGIVELVDELLARQSPPRKDHH